GGCCTTATTGGGCTGCACAGGGATACCTGTCAGGCGGCTGACCAGCTGGCTGGCCGCCACGAACTCGCGGGCATTGATGCGCGTATCGGCCTGGAAGACATCCGGGCGCGTACGCAGGGCCATGACCACCTCCTCCATCGCCGTATTGCCAGCGCGCTCACCGATGCCATTGATGGTCACCTCCACCTGTCGAGCGCCGCCGCGGATCGCCGCCAGAGTGTTGGCCGTGGCCAGGCCGAGGTCATCATGGCAGTGGGCGCTGAGCACCACATTCTCCATGCCCGGCACATGCTCGCGCAGGTAGCGGAAGAGCATCTCATACTCATGCGGCATCACGTAGCCGACCGTATCGGGCACATTGATCGTCGTGGCGCCCGCCTTGATGGCCAGCTCGAAGACGCGGCAGAGATAGTCCCAGTCGCTGCGGGTGGCATCTTCCGCCGAGAACTCGACCCGCGGGCAGAGATTGCGTGCATAGGCCACCATGGTCTTGACCTGCTCCAGGGCCTCCTCGGGCGTGATCCTCAGCTTATACTTCAGGTGGATATCAGAGGTCGCCAGAAAGACATGGATCACTGGCTGGTCCGCCTCGCGGACGGCTTCCCAGGCCGCGTCGATATCCTGGGTATTGGCACGCGCCAGGCCGGCGACGGCCACATCATGGCCACGCACACGCTGCGCAATGGCCCTCACCGCCGCCAGGTCTCCGGGTGAAGCAGCCGGAAAGCCAGCTTCGATGATATCGACGTTCAGGCGCACGAGCTGCTCAGCAACTTGCAGCTTCTCCTCGGTTGTCATGGTGGCGCCAGGCGACTGTTCACCGTCACGCAGAGTTGTGTCAAAGACGCGAATTACCGCAGGATCTTCCATTGCTGTTGTTCCTCCTTGTGACCATTCACCGGATGACGAGAGGCCATTTGTCGGCGTCTCGCCACCCGTAGCGCAGGCAAGCCGATGAGCGTGCCGGCGGTCAGGCCAGCTGGCTCGTCACCGGCGAGCCAGCTCAGGCTGCTCCTTTCCTCACTTCTTGGTCGGCCCCGCAATTTCAGGCCGCTTGTCTACAGGCTTGAGCCAGGGCATCATCGCGCGCAGCTCGCTACCGACCTGCTCGATCTGGTGCTGCGCGTTGGCGCGGCGCATCGCCTGGAAAGCCGGGCGCCCAGCCTGATTCTCCAGAATCCAGCGTGTTGCAAAGGTGCCGTCCTGGATCTCGCGCAAGATCTTACGCATCTCGTTCCGTACTTGCTCATTAATGATGCGCGGGCCAGAGACATAGTCACCATACTCGGCAGTATCGCTGATCGAGTAGCGCATATAGCTCATGCCGCCCTGATACATCAGGTCAACGATCAGCTTCATCTCGTGGAGGCATTCAAAATAGGCCACCTCGGGCTGATAGCCAGCCTCCACCAGTGTCTCGAAACCAGCGCGGATCAGGGCCGTCACGCCGCCACAGAGTACAGCCTGTTCGCCAAAGAGATCGGTCTCGGTCTCCTCCGCGAAGGTCGTGCGCAGGACGCCGGCACGGGTGCATCCAACGGCGCGGGCATAAGCCAGCGTGAGGGCTTCCGCCTGCCCGGTCGCATCCTGATGGACAGCCCACAGGGCTGGCACGCCCACGCCTTCGGTGAAGAGCCGGCGCATCATATGGCCGGGGCTTTTGGGGGCTACCATCGCGACGTCAATATCGGGAGGCGGCACGATCTGCGAATAATGGACGCTGAAGCCGTGGGCGACCATCAGCATCTTGCCCGGGGCCAGGCCAGGACGAATATCGCGCTCAAATACTTCGCGATGGTACTGATCAGGGATCAGCAGCATGATGATGTCGGACTGCGCCGCCGCCTCGGCGGTCGTCATGACTGGCAGTCCATCAGCCTCGGCTTTCTCGCGGCTCTTGCTGCCTGCTGGCAAGCCAATTACGACATTGCAGCCGTTGTCGCGCATGTTGAGGGCATGAGCGTGGCCCTGGCTGCCATAGCCAATGACCGCCACACGCTTGCCCTGAATCAGCTCAAGATTGGCATCTGCATCGTAGTAGATATTCGCCATTGACTGCTTCTCCTCCTATTCATCGCGCGCAATCGCCAGACAACCGCTGCGCGCCAGTTCGCGAATGCCATAAGGCTGGAGTCGTTCCAGGAGTTGCTCCACCTGCTCACCTTTGCCGGTAACCTGCAGCGTGAGCGTTTCGGGCGCAAGGTCGACGGCCTGCGCCCCAAAGTGCTGGCCCAGTTCGATGATCTCGCTGCGGTTGGCAGCGGTGCAGTTGACCTTGACCAGCGCTAGCTCACGTTCAATCGCCCGCCCAGCCGGGAAGAGGAGCACCTGACGAACGTCGACAATCTTGCGCAACTGCTCGCAGAGGTGCTCGACGCCGACTTCGGCATCGTCAACGACCACAGTGACCCGTGCCACTCCGGCCTCTTCGCTCGGGCCGACGACGAGGGTGCGCATGTTGGCCCGTCGGCGACGCAGCACATTGACCACCCGATCAACCGCACCCTGGCGATCGTCGACCAGCAGCGCCAGGGTGTAGAGGCGCGCGCTTCCCTGGGGGGCATCCGCCTGCCCGGCACGCGCTGAGGCGATAGCCTGCTCTGTCATGTCTGATCCCGTCCTTCCGTCTGTCCTCACAACCTGCCCGTTATTCACGCTCGATAATCATATCGGTGATGGCGGCTCCAGGCGGCACCATTGGGTAGACGTTAGCCTCGGCCTCGATGGCAAAGTCGATGATGACCGTGCCAGGGGTCTGCATGGCCTGCTGCACGGCGGCCTGGACATCTTCGCGCCGCTCTACTCGTATACCCGTCAGGCCATAGGCTTCCGCCAGCTTGACGTAATCCGGGCTGCTAATGGGAGTTTCAGAGTAGTTACGCTGGTGGAAAAACTCTTGCCACTGGCGCACCATACCGAGGTAGCCATTGTTCATGATGGCCACTTTGACCTCAACGCCCTCATCGCGGATGGTGGCCAGCTCCTGAATATTCATCTGGATGCCACCATCTCCGGCCACCACCCAGACCGTGGCCTCGGGCCGCCCCATCTTGACGCCCATTGCCGCCGGCAGAGCGAAGCCCATCGTGCCAAGGCCGCCAGAGGTGATATGACTGTTGGGATGGGTCCACTTGTAGAAACGGGCTGTCCACATCTGGTGCTGGCCCACATCGCTGACCACCGTGGCCTCGCCATCAGTGACCTCGTAGATGGCATCGAGGATATCGGTCGGCGTGGGATAGGACGCAGGACGGCGCAGACGGCGAGCTCGCTCCTGCTCCTCGGCCTCCCACTGGCGCAGCTCGCTCAGCCATTCCTGGTGATCGCCTGGTTCCACGGCCTCCACCAGGGCCGCCAGGGCCGCCTTCGCATCGGCCAGAATGGGCACGGCAGCCGGCTTGACCTTGTTCAGCTCCGACGGATCGATGTCGATATGGATGATCTGAGCCTGGGGAGCAAATTCGCTCACCTTGCCGGTCACGCGATCGTCAAAGCGCAAACCGATACCGATAATCAGGTCGGTGACCCCAATCGCGCGGTTCACAAAGGCCGGCCCATGCATGCCCGGCATGCCCAGGAAAAGCGGATGCTCAACTGGGAAGGCACTCAGGCCGAGGAGGGTGGTGATCACCGGAATGTTGGCCTTCTCGGCCAGGGCACGCAGCTCGGCATAGGCATTTGAAAGGATGACGCCATGACCAGACATAATGACTGGGCGGCGCGCCTGAGCGATGAGGCGAGCAGCCTGCTGAATGGCCTCGGGCGCTGGTTGAGGCACGCGCGTCGCGCGGTACAGTTCGATCGAGCGCACGGAAGCAGCAGGGCGATAGACGGTCTTGGCGAACTGGACATCCTTGGGGACATCGACCAGCACAGGACCGGGGCGCCCGCTGCGGGCAAGCTGGAACGCCTCATGCACCACATCCGCCAGCTC
The sequence above is a segment of the Thermogemmatispora onikobensis genome. Coding sequences within it:
- the ilvB gene encoding biosynthetic-type acetolactate synthase large subunit produces the protein MTTTATVTQESGDARRASAHAADEARELAGSHILCEALVREGVELLYGYPGGAIMPFYDALPAYPRLHHVLVRHEQAAAHAADGYARATGKVGVCVATSGPGATNLVTGLATAYMDSTPVVAITGQVGRPFIGRDAFQETDVLGLTLPITKHNFLVRHVEELADVVHEAFQLARSGRPGPVLVDVPKDVQFAKTVYRPAASVRSIELYRATRVPQPAPEAIQQAARLIAQARRPVIMSGHGVILSNAYAELRALAEKANIPVITTLLGLSAFPVEHPLFLGMPGMHGPAFVNRAIGVTDLIIGIGLRFDDRVTGKVSEFAPQAQIIHIDIDPSELNKVKPAAVPILADAKAALAALVEAVEPGDHQEWLSELRQWEAEEQERARRLRRPASYPTPTDILDAIYEVTDGEATVVSDVGQHQMWTARFYKWTHPNSHITSGGLGTMGFALPAAMGVKMGRPEATVWVVAGDGGIQMNIQELATIRDEGVEVKVAIMNNGYLGMVRQWQEFFHQRNYSETPISSPDYVKLAEAYGLTGIRVERREDVQAAVQQAMQTPGTVIIDFAIEAEANVYPMVPPGAAITDMIIERE
- the ilvC gene encoding ketol-acid reductoisomerase, coding for MANIYYDADANLELIQGKRVAVIGYGSQGHAHALNMRDNGCNVVIGLPAGSKSREKAEADGLPVMTTAEAAAQSDIIMLLIPDQYHREVFERDIRPGLAPGKMLMVAHGFSVHYSQIVPPPDIDVAMVAPKSPGHMMRRLFTEGVGVPALWAVHQDATGQAEALTLAYARAVGCTRAGVLRTTFAEETETDLFGEQAVLCGGVTALIRAGFETLVEAGYQPEVAYFECLHEMKLIVDLMYQGGMSYMRYSISDTAEYGDYVSGPRIINEQVRNEMRKILREIQDGTFATRWILENQAGRPAFQAMRRANAQHQIEQVGSELRAMMPWLKPVDKRPEIAGPTKK
- the ilvN gene encoding acetolactate synthase small subunit, which gives rise to MTEQAIASARAGQADAPQGSARLYTLALLVDDRQGAVDRVVNVLRRRRANMRTLVVGPSEEAGVARVTVVVDDAEVGVEHLCEQLRKIVDVRQVLLFPAGRAIERELALVKVNCTAANRSEIIELGQHFGAQAVDLAPETLTLQVTGKGEQVEQLLERLQPYGIRELARSGCLAIARDE
- a CDS encoding 2-isopropylmalate synthase, yielding MEDPAVIRVFDTTLRDGEQSPGATMTTEEKLQVAEQLVRLNVDIIEAGFPAASPGDLAAVRAIAQRVRGHDVAVAGLARANTQDIDAAWEAVREADQPVIHVFLATSDIHLKYKLRITPEEALEQVKTMVAYARNLCPRVEFSAEDATRSDWDYLCRVFELAIKAGATTINVPDTVGYVMPHEYEMLFRYLREHVPGMENVVLSAHCHDDLGLATANTLAAIRGGARQVEVTINGIGERAGNTAMEEVVMALRTRPDVFQADTRINAREFVAASQLVSRLTGIPVQPNKAIVGQNAFAHEAGIHQDGVLKNRLTYEIMTPQSVGWDDTRLVLGKHSGRHGLDARLRQLGYRLNAEQLKKAYARFIALADEKKYVTDDDLIYIVESSLETPSAI